One Prosthecobacter vanneervenii genomic window carries:
- a CDS encoding aminotransferase class V-fold PLP-dependent enzyme codes for MIYLDANATTPVDPAVLEAMLPYLREQYANPSASYAGGRRVRRAIEQARGQVAALLGAGAEEIVFTSGGTESINAVHASVRALWPEKPELIITGTEHAAVLESANRWESQGGRVVTAPVHPDGRVDLDALRKLVRPGITALVSIMWANNETGVIAPMDEIVALAHGAGALVHTDAVQAVGKMHLDVRATPVDFLSLSGHKLHAPKGIGALYLSQRARFAPLLVGGGQENERRGGTENVPGIVALGKAAALAAEHLADGTKARIKTMRDRFEHLVHAALPEVRVHGYPTHRLPTTSFICLPETDAAGMLILLDKEGIACSAGSACHTGTLHASHVLEAMGVCPRDAACTLRFSFSRFNTKADAEAAAHAVIECARKMREAQGCEFAVLSH; via the coding sequence GTGATCTACCTCGACGCCAACGCCACCACGCCGGTCGATCCAGCCGTGCTAGAGGCCATGCTGCCGTATTTGCGCGAGCAGTATGCCAACCCCTCCGCCAGCTACGCGGGGGGGCGGCGGGTGCGCCGTGCCATCGAGCAGGCACGTGGCCAGGTGGCTGCGCTGCTGGGTGCAGGGGCAGAAGAGATCGTCTTCACCAGCGGCGGCACGGAGTCCATCAATGCAGTGCACGCCTCCGTACGGGCCCTTTGGCCGGAGAAGCCAGAGCTCATCATTACGGGCACAGAACATGCCGCCGTCCTGGAATCTGCCAACCGCTGGGAATCCCAAGGGGGCAGAGTGGTGACCGCCCCTGTGCATCCAGATGGCCGAGTGGATCTCGATGCCCTGCGCAAGCTGGTGCGGCCGGGTATCACAGCGCTCGTCTCCATCATGTGGGCGAACAACGAAACCGGCGTCATCGCCCCGATGGATGAAATCGTGGCGCTGGCCCACGGAGCCGGAGCACTAGTTCATACGGATGCCGTACAGGCTGTGGGAAAAATGCACCTGGATGTGCGCGCCACGCCGGTGGACTTTCTGAGCCTGAGCGGACACAAGCTGCATGCGCCGAAAGGCATCGGCGCGCTCTACCTCAGCCAGCGCGCCCGGTTTGCTCCGCTGCTCGTGGGCGGTGGCCAGGAAAACGAGCGCCGCGGCGGCACGGAAAATGTGCCCGGCATCGTGGCCCTGGGAAAGGCCGCCGCACTCGCCGCCGAGCATCTGGCAGATGGCACCAAGGCCCGCATCAAGACCATGCGCGACCGCTTTGAGCATCTGGTGCATGCCGCCCTGCCGGAAGTGCGTGTGCACGGCTACCCCACGCACCGCCTGCCCACCACCAGCTTCATCTGCCTGCCTGAGACAGACGCCGCGGGCATGCTCATCCTTCTGGACAAGGAGGGAATCGCCTGCTCGGCGGGTTCTGCCTGTCATACGGGAACGCTGCATGCGTCCCATGTTTTGGAGGCCATGGGGGTGTGCCCACGCGATGCCGCCTGCACGCTGCGTTTCTCCTTCAGCCGATTCAACACCAAAGCCGACGCCGAAGCCGCCGCACATGCCGTGATCGAATGCGCCCGCAAAATGCGCGAAGCGCAGGGGTGCGAGTTTGCCGTCCTTTCCCACTGA
- a CDS encoding acyl-CoA thioesterase, with protein sequence MAHRFTCTERVQFSDTDMAGIVHFSNFFRYMERVEHAFFRSLGFSIVDPLEPGQERVGWPRVHASCDYMAPLRFEEEFECELIVEEVRSKVLRHLIRFWKKDGTLAAEGRITAACVRKDPTTGQMKAVAIPQRFVDKIEAAPPELLKRPEKIIPG encoded by the coding sequence ATGGCCCACCGCTTTACCTGCACCGAACGCGTCCAGTTTTCTGACACCGACATGGCCGGGATCGTCCATTTCTCCAATTTCTTTCGCTACATGGAGCGCGTGGAGCATGCCTTTTTCCGCAGCCTGGGTTTCTCCATCGTGGACCCGCTGGAGCCAGGGCAGGAGCGCGTAGGCTGGCCGCGTGTGCATGCCTCCTGTGACTACATGGCGCCGCTGAGGTTTGAAGAGGAGTTTGAGTGCGAGCTCATCGTGGAGGAGGTGCGCAGCAAAGTGCTGCGACATCTCATCCGCTTCTGGAAAAAGGACGGCACCCTGGCCGCCGAAGGCCGCATCACCGCCGCCTGTGTGCGCAAAGATCCGACTACAGGCCAGATGAAGGCGGTGGCCATTCCGCAGCGCTTTGTGGACAAGATCGAAGCCGCGCCACCGGAACTGCTGAAAAGGCCGGAGAAAATCATTCCTGGTTAA
- a CDS encoding HAD family hydrolase: MARLLLFDIDGTLIDSNGAGGAAILDAAEDHFGIQREQLPPLHLAGSTDPAIAMDVFGHMNREHTPAEITAFLDRYLSHLQRRLQAEDFAGYTLPGVTQLLEALRGESTAHLGLLTGNVKRGAVIKLSRHGLYEHFIEGGFGSDHHDRNQLGPVALSRMQDATGTTYDITDVIVIGDTPKDIRCAEAFGAKCLAVATGQYSYAELSALNPWRCVESFADVPATVDLLLRD, from the coding sequence ATGGCGCGACTGCTCCTTTTCGACATTGACGGTACACTGATCGACAGCAACGGCGCTGGCGGTGCAGCCATTCTTGATGCAGCGGAAGACCACTTCGGCATCCAGCGCGAGCAGCTTCCACCGCTGCATCTGGCAGGGTCAACAGACCCAGCCATCGCCATGGACGTCTTTGGGCACATGAACCGTGAGCACACCCCAGCAGAGATCACCGCATTTCTGGACCGCTATCTGTCCCACCTGCAGCGCCGCCTGCAGGCGGAGGATTTCGCCGGCTACACCCTGCCTGGAGTGACTCAGCTGCTGGAAGCCCTGCGCGGCGAAAGCACAGCGCATCTGGGCCTGCTAACCGGCAATGTGAAACGCGGTGCGGTCATCAAGCTCTCGCGCCATGGTCTTTACGAACACTTCATTGAAGGCGGTTTTGGCAGCGACCACCATGACCGCAACCAACTCGGTCCCGTGGCGTTGAGCCGAATGCAGGATGCCACCGGCACCACGTATGACATCACCGATGTCATCGTCATCGGTGACACGCCGAAGGACATCCGCTGTGCCGAAGCTTTTGGGGCCAAGTGCCTCGCCGTGGCCACCGGCCAGTATTCGTACGCAGAGCTCAGCGCTTTGAATCCCTGGCGCTGCGTGGAGTCGTTTGCCGATGTGCCTGCGACGGTGGATCTGCTGCTACGAGACTGA
- a CDS encoding cation diffusion facilitator family transporter — translation MSATSDATRAMRLSLAVGFLMLVLKVGAYVLTGSAAILGDAAESVVHVAAVMFAAFSLGLLNKPADEDHPYGHSKIAFFSAGIEGGLIIVAALFIIYESVRRLLLHLPPANLDKGLALTALTIAINAALGAYLIRTGRRQGSLILEANGKHVLTDVWTSLGAIVGLGLVALTGWHSWDSICGLLMAANIIWTGYGLMRQSIGGLMDTADANLNAALDAALRRETEKHGLKFHALRHRDAGEMHYVEVHLLFDDDIMLRDAHRIATEIETAVQASVTNPVLITTHLECQGDHDELHQHGESSDPHRIRA, via the coding sequence ATGAGCGCCACCTCAGACGCCACGCGTGCCATGCGGCTCTCGCTCGCCGTGGGCTTCCTGATGCTCGTGCTGAAGGTAGGTGCTTACGTGCTGACGGGATCGGCAGCCATTCTCGGCGACGCAGCGGAGTCCGTGGTGCATGTGGCGGCAGTGATGTTTGCCGCCTTCAGTCTCGGCCTGCTGAACAAGCCGGCGGATGAAGACCACCCGTATGGGCATAGCAAGATCGCGTTTTTCTCCGCCGGTATCGAGGGGGGACTGATCATCGTGGCCGCCCTCTTCATCATCTATGAGTCCGTGCGCCGCCTGCTGCTGCACCTGCCCCCAGCCAATCTGGACAAGGGCCTGGCTTTGACAGCGCTCACGATCGCCATCAATGCGGCGCTGGGCGCCTACCTGATCCGCACAGGAAGAAGGCAGGGCTCGCTGATTCTCGAAGCGAACGGCAAGCACGTGCTGACGGATGTATGGACAAGTCTGGGAGCCATCGTAGGACTGGGCTTGGTGGCGCTGACCGGCTGGCACAGCTGGGACTCCATCTGCGGCCTGCTCATGGCTGCCAACATCATCTGGACAGGCTACGGGCTCATGCGCCAGAGCATCGGCGGACTGATGGATACCGCAGATGCGAACCTCAATGCCGCGCTGGACGCCGCCCTGCGCCGCGAGACGGAAAAACACGGCCTCAAATTCCATGCCCTGCGCCACCGTGACGCCGGAGAAATGCACTATGTGGAAGTGCACCTACTTTTTGACGACGACATCATGTTGCGCGATGCGCACCGCATCGCCACAGAGATCGAAACTGCCGTGCAGGCCAGTGTGACCAACCCCGTGCTCATCACCACACATCTGGAATGCCAGGGCGATCACGATGAGCTTCATCAGCATGGCGAATCCAGCGACCCTCACCGCATCCGCGCATGA
- a CDS encoding biotin--[acetyl-CoA-carboxylase] ligase has translation MIPLDASTLNASGLPWHVRVLDEVGSTSDWLKQNASELPTGTVVFTESQTAGRGRRENRWIAPRGKDLMFSLLLKPEAPLEKWPRITTLAALGICKAIEAELPLQPRIKWPNDIYLQDRKVSGLLAETVSTREGMRIVLGIGLNVNALDFPPELNATSLLRAVASPVLHEIDRNALGCRLLGALHAEFSRIDEDYTSAIAEVRERSWLIGRQIRCRVEGHPTHGRVLDLNEEGHLIIAMPDGTTATLTSAEEVRDASA, from the coding sequence ATGATCCCGCTGGATGCCAGCACCCTGAACGCCTCCGGGCTGCCCTGGCATGTCCGAGTGCTGGATGAGGTGGGCTCCACCAGTGACTGGCTGAAGCAAAATGCGTCTGAGCTGCCGACAGGGACAGTGGTATTTACCGAATCACAGACTGCAGGTAGAGGTAGGCGCGAGAACCGCTGGATCGCGCCACGCGGGAAAGACCTGATGTTCTCGCTGCTGCTGAAGCCAGAGGCACCGCTGGAGAAGTGGCCCCGCATCACCACACTGGCTGCACTTGGAATCTGCAAAGCCATCGAGGCCGAGCTGCCGCTGCAGCCGCGCATCAAATGGCCAAACGACATCTATCTACAAGACCGCAAGGTCAGCGGCCTGCTGGCAGAAACCGTCTCCACACGCGAAGGCATGCGAATCGTGCTGGGAATCGGCCTGAATGTGAACGCGCTGGATTTCCCGCCTGAGTTGAACGCCACCTCCCTGCTGCGTGCGGTTGCCAGCCCAGTACTGCATGAGATCGACCGCAATGCCCTGGGCTGCCGCCTGCTGGGAGCACTCCATGCGGAATTTTCACGCATCGACGAAGATTACACCTCAGCGATCGCCGAGGTGCGTGAGCGCAGCTGGCTGATTGGCCGACAGATCCGCTGTCGTGTGGAGGGACACCCCACCCATGGGCGCGTGCTGGATCTGAATGAAGAAGGACATCTCATCATCGCTATGCCGGACGGCACAACCGCCACGCTAACCAGCGCTGAAGAGGTGAGAGATGCCAGCGCGTAG
- a CDS encoding WD40 repeat domain-containing serine/threonine protein kinase, with amino-acid sequence MSDDANFPIPEEENMIDPPAFPTLEEMAELLPQYEFHNVLGVGGMGAVYLARQATLDRWVAIKMLPVSAAQNEEDAQRFITEARSMARLSHANIVAVYDFGQTAQGHLYLVMEYVDGLDLHRLIHSEELPAERIRSLVPQICDALEYAHTHGIVHRDIKPANILITSNWQPKIVDFGLAKDKNQETGDASEYGTPDYAAPERLQPDAQVDHRADIYSLGVVIHEMFTKLTPRGAGAAAGQGLPPEYASIVSRCMMTDPARRFQRCGEIKAFLNAATIAAKAPAPAAPVHRPPPAQLQARIRQPGAPPVQMRQGGMPGWVWAAACLALLAAAGGWYVKQQQSSSGPNAPQTQAASNSAASSESANLGKAVPPSVISDSPAGPFKPPAGDFSVLKRLTGHREMVYASAVLPDQRRAISGGHDDTLIMWDVATGAAIKRFPSPVGDIHGIEAASDGHRVLLYSMRTQQVAVFDLDEGKTLASIKAPDNRLTLATWAADQKSAYLLCNKPNGGVYVWDLSQDGVLKQFSEWPRAAYSIITLPAQPPANEPQLLVVGSTMKPNPNLGPNSNQPLVMDKPWAALFTEPGHRIIKDLPDYTSIRNRMSLSPDGTTVLAGQGSLFLLDVPALTTRFMMPVTGNIGCSASAWAAAGRLVIAAYSDGSLRIREAETGVELASLKIELRANSIKISQDESWLLVSAFPMDVKNPGPNDFDVLVIRLPELNNLGSDQSFRNLAKRQNAMLEKFDPELAALRKKAVPSDSLANDEQVLLQIQDLTSKYGAALKRTAATAPPNDQQAMLREADAIAAGQSVPGPATDSATTGEHKRLRGIYRQQIAQMEQRRSEALNTAFKSLEAAVQPLSTSREQSRDRMGQARCAALLASLAMPKSFSAFAPVSVAESAVEKAPAAPKNVAAVTPPVRQPTVPIPAASAPKAPFANNVRLEVAIGRPSKIEGGDLDDEMQVMNPRVKLTNNSTSQSYDGYTVNFMLLGESTIDMKVFKVLQRVDFAVSLPVRQTFENKLPTVTTQYDTTGAKFGYKYSGWVVQVLSPQGEIVFTKSTSASVEKLPDLVKTLKADQCYDKKLSAVGEPVLRF; translated from the coding sequence ATGAGCGATGACGCAAACTTCCCAATCCCAGAAGAGGAGAACATGATTGATCCCCCCGCATTTCCCACTCTGGAGGAAATGGCGGAACTGCTGCCCCAGTATGAATTTCACAACGTACTCGGCGTCGGTGGCATGGGGGCGGTGTACCTCGCACGCCAGGCGACTCTGGACCGCTGGGTGGCCATCAAAATGCTTCCTGTCTCCGCCGCTCAAAATGAGGAGGACGCCCAGAGGTTCATTACAGAGGCACGCTCCATGGCCAGACTGAGCCACGCCAACATCGTGGCGGTGTATGACTTTGGTCAGACAGCGCAGGGCCACCTCTATCTCGTCATGGAGTATGTGGATGGGCTGGACCTGCACCGTCTCATTCACAGCGAGGAGCTGCCCGCCGAACGCATCCGAAGTCTCGTGCCCCAGATATGCGATGCGCTGGAGTATGCCCACACCCACGGCATCGTTCATCGCGACATCAAGCCCGCCAACATTCTTATTACTTCGAACTGGCAGCCCAAGATCGTGGATTTTGGCCTGGCCAAAGACAAGAACCAAGAGACCGGGGACGCGTCTGAATACGGCACTCCTGACTATGCAGCCCCTGAGCGCCTGCAGCCGGATGCCCAGGTGGACCACCGTGCAGACATCTATTCCCTCGGAGTGGTGATTCATGAAATGTTCACCAAGCTCACGCCACGAGGCGCTGGTGCAGCCGCCGGCCAGGGATTGCCTCCGGAATATGCCAGCATCGTGAGCCGGTGCATGATGACAGACCCTGCACGGCGATTCCAGAGATGCGGAGAGATCAAGGCTTTCCTGAATGCGGCCACGATTGCAGCCAAAGCTCCAGCCCCGGCTGCGCCGGTGCATCGTCCACCACCAGCACAGCTCCAAGCCAGAATCCGCCAGCCAGGCGCCCCGCCGGTACAAATGCGCCAGGGAGGTATGCCCGGATGGGTATGGGCGGCAGCCTGCCTGGCCCTGCTGGCAGCAGCTGGTGGCTGGTATGTCAAACAGCAGCAATCTTCCTCTGGGCCGAACGCACCACAGACACAGGCGGCTTCAAATTCCGCCGCATCATCGGAATCTGCAAACTTGGGCAAAGCCGTACCACCCAGCGTGATCAGCGACTCGCCCGCAGGACCTTTCAAGCCACCAGCCGGAGACTTCTCCGTTCTCAAACGACTCACCGGTCATCGTGAAATGGTTTATGCCAGCGCAGTGTTGCCGGATCAGCGCCGGGCCATTTCGGGAGGACATGATGACACGCTGATCATGTGGGATGTGGCCACAGGAGCTGCCATCAAACGCTTTCCTTCGCCCGTGGGAGATATTCATGGCATTGAGGCGGCGTCGGATGGCCATCGTGTCCTGCTTTATTCCATGCGCACCCAGCAGGTGGCGGTGTTTGATCTCGATGAGGGCAAAACCCTCGCGAGCATCAAAGCACCGGACAACCGTCTGACCCTCGCCACCTGGGCGGCAGACCAGAAGAGCGCTTATCTGCTCTGCAACAAACCCAACGGCGGTGTCTATGTCTGGGACCTGTCCCAGGATGGTGTGCTGAAGCAGTTCTCAGAATGGCCCCGGGCTGCCTACTCCATCATCACGCTGCCGGCGCAGCCACCTGCCAATGAACCCCAGCTTTTGGTGGTGGGCAGCACAATGAAGCCCAATCCCAACCTGGGCCCCAACTCCAACCAGCCTCTCGTGATGGACAAGCCCTGGGCGGCGCTCTTCACCGAGCCCGGGCACCGCATCATCAAAGATCTGCCGGATTACACAAGCATCCGGAACCGCATGTCCCTCTCTCCCGATGGCACCACCGTGCTGGCGGGCCAGGGCAGTCTTTTTCTTCTGGATGTGCCGGCGCTGACCACACGCTTCATGATGCCTGTCACAGGAAATATCGGCTGCAGTGCCAGCGCCTGGGCGGCAGCCGGTCGCCTGGTCATCGCCGCGTATTCAGACGGCAGTCTGCGAATCCGCGAGGCGGAGACAGGAGTGGAACTGGCCTCATTGAAAATCGAGCTGCGCGCCAACTCGATCAAGATCTCTCAGGACGAATCCTGGCTGCTGGTCTCGGCCTTCCCCATGGATGTCAAAAACCCGGGCCCCAATGACTTTGACGTGCTCGTCATACGTCTGCCGGAGCTGAACAATCTGGGCTCAGATCAAAGTTTTCGCAATCTGGCCAAACGCCAGAATGCCATGCTGGAAAAGTTTGACCCCGAGCTGGCCGCCTTGCGCAAGAAGGCAGTGCCGAGCGACTCGCTGGCCAATGACGAGCAGGTGCTGCTTCAGATTCAAGATCTCACCAGCAAATACGGTGCTGCACTGAAAAGGACAGCAGCCACAGCGCCACCGAATGACCAGCAGGCCATGCTCAGAGAAGCAGATGCCATCGCAGCTGGCCAATCTGTGCCAGGCCCAGCAACAGACTCCGCCACCACTGGAGAGCATAAGCGCCTGCGTGGGATCTACCGCCAGCAGATTGCACAAATGGAGCAGCGCCGCTCTGAGGCGCTCAATACTGCATTCAAATCCCTCGAAGCCGCAGTGCAGCCCCTTTCCACGAGCCGTGAGCAGAGCAGAGACAGAATGGGGCAGGCGCGCTGTGCCGCCCTGCTGGCCAGCCTGGCCATGCCTAAATCCTTCTCTGCTTTTGCGCCAGTCTCTGTGGCAGAGAGCGCCGTGGAAAAGGCTCCTGCCGCGCCAAAGAACGTGGCTGCTGTGACGCCGCCTGTGCGCCAGCCTACAGTGCCAATACCCGCTGCGTCAGCTCCCAAAGCCCCCTTTGCGAATAATGTACGGCTGGAGGTCGCCATCGGACGGCCCTCGAAGATCGAAGGCGGTGACTTGGACGATGAAATGCAGGTGATGAATCCGCGGGTGAAACTGACCAACAATTCCACTTCCCAAAGCTACGACGGCTACACAGTCAATTTCATGCTCCTGGGAGAAAGCACCATCGACATGAAAGTCTTCAAGGTGCTGCAGCGCGTGGATTTTGCCGTGAGTCTGCCCGTCCGGCAGACCTTTGAAAACAAGCTGCCCACTGTGACCACCCAATATGACACCACCGGGGCCAAGTTTGGCTACAAATACTCTGGCTGGGTGGTGCAGGTGCTCAGCCCGCAAGGGGAGATCGTTTTCACCAAATCCACCTCGGCCAGTGTGGAAAAACTGCCTGATCTGGTGAAGACGCTTAAGGCGGACCAATGCTATGACAAAAAGCTCTCAGCAGTGGGGGAGCCAGTACTGCGCTTTTGA
- the argS gene encoding arginine--tRNA ligase, with the protein MFRALLTSRLQAAFTAAGIALPEGFTPGVVIASDTRFGDYQSNAAMILAKQLKMNPRALAEQIKAALQVEDLCEKVTVDGPGFLNLTLSAGALAQRLSVIVKDDHVGVPPVAQPKTIVVDFSAPNIAKPMHVGHIRSTFIGDSLARVARFIGHKVITDNHVGDWGTQFGMIIHGWKTQLDQAKLKADPIHELVSVYKAVNAATKADEAVLEICKGELVKLQQGDAENLSIWKECVRLTLEQLEKVYGALDIKFDHYLGESFYNDALAPLVADMLNQGIATISDGATVIFSDGSVKPENDPFLIREKDEWKAAPCIIRKGDGGFLYATTDLATIDYRVKEWKADEIWYVVGAPQQLHFRQVFAAAQRRGVTTKMIHIAFGSILGPDGKMFKTRSGETVGLLEVIDEAIERARAAADEKEQGLSDAEKDEIARIIGGGSVKYAELSQNRLTDYKFSWDKMLSLQGNTAPYLINAYVRTRSIFRKLDGQVTLTDDLAITEPAERALAMKLAQFAENAHDLLDDHRPNLLANYLYELANTYHSFYEACNVLRSEGTVRNTRLTLCEATGRVLKTGLGLLGIQTTERM; encoded by the coding sequence ATGTTCCGCGCTCTACTCACGTCCCGTCTTCAAGCAGCCTTCACCGCCGCAGGCATCGCCCTGCCGGAGGGCTTCACCCCTGGTGTCGTCATCGCATCCGACACGCGCTTTGGCGACTACCAGAGCAATGCGGCGATGATTCTAGCCAAGCAGCTGAAGATGAATCCGCGTGCCCTGGCAGAGCAGATCAAGGCGGCGCTGCAGGTGGAGGACTTATGTGAAAAGGTAACAGTGGACGGCCCCGGCTTTTTGAATCTGACGCTCAGTGCTGGCGCGCTGGCCCAGAGGCTCTCCGTCATCGTCAAAGACGATCACGTGGGTGTGCCCCCAGTAGCACAGCCAAAGACCATTGTGGTGGACTTTTCCGCCCCGAACATCGCCAAGCCCATGCACGTGGGCCACATCCGCAGCACCTTCATCGGCGACTCGCTGGCCCGTGTGGCACGCTTCATCGGCCACAAGGTCATCACCGACAACCATGTGGGCGACTGGGGCACGCAGTTTGGCATGATCATCCACGGCTGGAAGACGCAGCTCGATCAAGCCAAGCTGAAAGCCGACCCGATCCATGAGCTGGTCAGTGTTTACAAAGCCGTGAACGCTGCCACCAAGGCGGACGAAGCCGTGCTCGAAATCTGCAAGGGTGAGCTGGTGAAGCTGCAACAGGGCGATGCTGAAAATCTCTCGATCTGGAAGGAGTGCGTGCGCCTCACGCTGGAGCAGCTGGAAAAGGTGTATGGTGCGCTAGACATCAAGTTTGACCACTACCTTGGCGAAAGCTTCTACAACGACGCACTCGCTCCGTTGGTCGCAGACATGCTGAATCAAGGCATCGCCACCATCAGCGACGGAGCCACCGTGATCTTCAGTGATGGCAGCGTGAAGCCAGAGAACGACCCCTTCCTGATCCGTGAGAAAGATGAGTGGAAGGCTGCGCCCTGCATCATCCGCAAAGGCGATGGCGGCTTCCTCTATGCCACCACCGACCTAGCCACCATCGACTACCGCGTGAAGGAGTGGAAGGCCGACGAAATCTGGTACGTCGTCGGCGCGCCACAGCAACTGCACTTCCGTCAAGTCTTCGCCGCCGCACAACGTCGCGGCGTGACCACCAAGATGATCCACATCGCCTTTGGCAGCATCCTGGGGCCGGACGGCAAGATGTTCAAAACACGCAGCGGCGAGACGGTGGGCCTGCTGGAAGTGATTGATGAAGCCATCGAACGCGCCCGAGCCGCTGCCGATGAAAAGGAACAGGGTCTCAGCGATGCGGAGAAGGACGAGATCGCCCGCATCATCGGTGGCGGCTCCGTCAAGTACGCCGAACTGAGCCAGAACCGCCTGACCGACTACAAGTTTAGCTGGGACAAGATGCTGAGCCTGCAGGGCAATACTGCGCCTTACCTTATCAACGCCTACGTGCGCACCCGCAGCATCTTCCGCAAGCTGGACGGTCAGGTGACTCTGACTGACGACCTCGCAATAACCGAGCCTGCTGAGCGTGCCCTCGCGATGAAGCTGGCGCAGTTTGCCGAAAACGCCCACGACCTCCTGGACGATCATCGCCCGAACTTGCTGGCCAACTACCTTTACGAACTGGCCAACACCTACCACAGCTTTTACGAGGCCTGTAATGTGCTGCGCTCCGAAGGCACCGTGCGCAACACCCGCCTGACTCTCTGCGAGGCGACTGGCCGCGTGCTCAAGACCGGCCTCGGGCTGCTGGGCATTCAGACGACGGAGAGGATGTAG